One genomic window of Burkholderia diffusa includes the following:
- a CDS encoding META domain-containing protein produces MSHLSAAARARTGLLRPLRAPLCALTLATLLAACAMPTHPDSAAPAPDPYNPAAVQLLDDTSWELTSWVNADGTPRTIPHGDNGEPIKLALSTDSGVRRASGFSGCNRYMGTYALKNGLLSFGPLAGTRMACPNTLGGQLEHAYLDALAHIQKTGVQMREPQQLQIVTEAGATLTFTRRSS; encoded by the coding sequence ATGTCCCACCTGTCCGCCGCCGCACGCGCACGCACCGGCCTGCTGCGCCCGCTGCGCGCGCCGCTCTGCGCGTTGACGCTTGCCACGCTTCTCGCCGCCTGCGCAATGCCGACCCACCCCGATTCCGCCGCCCCCGCACCCGACCCGTACAACCCCGCCGCCGTCCAGCTGCTCGACGATACGAGCTGGGAGCTCACGAGCTGGGTGAACGCCGACGGCACGCCGCGCACGATTCCGCACGGCGACAACGGCGAGCCGATCAAGCTCGCGCTGTCCACCGACTCGGGCGTGCGGCGCGCCAGCGGCTTTTCCGGCTGCAACCGCTACATGGGCACCTACGCGCTCAAGAACGGGTTGCTGAGCTTCGGGCCGCTCGCCGGCACGCGCATGGCATGCCCGAACACACTCGGCGGCCAGCTCGAACACGCGTACCTCGATGCGCTCGCGCACATCCAGAAAACCGGCGTGCAGATGCGCGAGCCGCAGCAGCTGCAGATCGTGACCGAAGCCGGCGCGACGCTGACCTTCACGCGCCGGAGTTCCTGA